In one window of Nerophis ophidion isolate RoL-2023_Sa linkage group LG05, RoL_Noph_v1.0, whole genome shotgun sequence DNA:
- the tulp4a gene encoding tubby-related protein 4a isoform X1 has product MFASVEHGPVLCSDSNILCLSWKGRVPKSEKEQPVCRKRYYEEGWLATGNGRGVVGVTFTSSHCKRDRPTPQRVNFNLRGHNSEVVLVRWNEPFQKLATCDTDGGIFVWIQYEGRWSVELVNDRGAQVSDFTWSHDGTQALISYRDGFVLVGSVSGQRHWSSEINLESQITCGIWTPDDQQVLFGTADGQVIVMDCHGRMLAHILLHESDGIVSMSWNYPSFLVEDSSESDTDSDDYPLQQVHSHKPLLTVSFTSGDISLMNNYDDLSPTLIRTGLKDVVVQWCSQGDLLSVAGMEKTLLSPDPSCPPPTRNAIVKFYNVRGEHIYSLETPAQRPITTLCWGHRDSRLFLACGPALYVVRVEHRVASLQLLCQQGIATAVKEEKDVAKLTMPSRLCSFVTAAFAPTIRPPIPDPNNMRDFVSYPTAGNERLHCTMKRTEDNPEVGGPCYTLYLEYLGGLVPILKGRRISKLRPEFVIMDPKMDGKTDDIYGNSLISAMIDSCNCSDSSDIEISDDWVGKKSPKISRGSRSPKMPRDLVCPFTNRINIDPRKSPKLSRASQEVSRSPRLPIRKPSIGSPSLTRREFPLDDITQQNYLAQVTSNIWGTKFKIVGLAAFLPTNLGAVIYKTSLLHLQPRQMTIYLPEVRKISMEYINLPVFSPNVFSEDEDDLPVTGPAGGSDDNPPCTVNIPIAPIHSPAQAMSPAQNIGLVQSLLANQNVQLDVLSNPTATSPGAGSAAAASAGSDQSQETMLTAQYTVPNRYSSPGQVIFGGLDMGRLTGGPSRSHHPSQQLQQLQHHQQLQHHQQLQQQQQQQMMQQQQQQQQMIQQQQQQQHMIQQQQQQQQQQMLQQQQQHQQMLQQQHQQQQHLQQQLQHMQQQQFHQHIQQQQIQQQMQQQQQHHQQLQQQLHIQIPVSSMSSGQTSAATMLPSGMLQIQIPHPPPDLVLDRGVGGEHETLLKIKTTRSGPQLAEGDTLVFSAPLELSKMNPPPPYPGTVAAAVAAAAAAAAASMSASNAASNAPSGTVVGSTITPPPGDLCAKKGDFPLYPPGQQQGQYPTPLGYERITTFDSSGNVEEVCRPRTRLVCNQNVYNLQGPGSSSTLRVSSGEGKKIQLPYSSATLNRLTAPRYSIPSGDPPPYPDPANQNGGRNPGQKLDSSLIHATLRRNSREANLKVSQMMEPPRPLPPKAKNNSALAACYQQRVQTALYTCSQCSSGTSVGITAPGSANGIAGGTIIRQDFPPGNGAPHSTVIVHSNSAMPLTSQSCYSLLSSVEPSGTAGVGGGGNRDCVDYVNSAFTEDEALNQSLRNLALGGADTSGLVVKRPPPYQWDPSATEEVWVPQERTTTLNPTSHPGPHKPPPLILSPTQQLDVSRLPFVLSPKSPTTPSAAASFQAAAAAAGYQVSLQYPPVTAYPGAQLQPILGSPRPCSSPKEVVAPVPLSQQDATIVLPAGYPTNLTNLACCPLPPLYPGGSGLSIPPIALHTPWGTYNPCPPIPSPAVPLPPKASHMAVDKNVLSPPPPPPPPPPPPPPRSEMQNHVGLQEAMAEPVEGYQEVLSLAESPVPPRSDKFNKKNRKRADGRAEEANVPPPAEGSKSKKEGRPLGDFNSLISSPRLGGRDKKKLKGPKEQLKAKKLNKATANSEFQDSSESEPELFINGDELLNQCQSGKKSWKSKRNLRAASELDEMKCRKANEKEDRGLGSQGFVYVMANKQPLWNEATQVYQLDFGGRVTQESAKNFQIELEGRQVMQFGRIDGNAYILDFQYPFSAVQAFAVALANVTQRLK; this is encoded by the exons ATGTTCGCCTCAGTGGAGCATGGCCCGGTTCTCTGCAGCGACTCCAACATCCTGTGCCTGTCGTGGAAAGGCCGCGTGCCGAAGAGTGAGAAAGAGCAACCCGTGTGCCGAAAGCGTTACTACGAGGAAGGCTGGCTCGCCACTGGAAATGGCCGAGGAGTTGTGGGGGTCACATTTACATCCAGCCACTGCAAGCGGGACCGGCCCACTCCGCAGAGGGTCAACTTCAACCTCAGGGGGCACAATAGTGAG GTGGTTCTGGTGCGATGGAATGAGCCCTTTCAGAAGCTGGCCACCTGTGATACAGATGGTGGAATCTTTGTTTGGATCCAATATGAAGGCCGCTGGTCTGTGGAGTTGGTCAATGACCGTGGAGCTCAG GTGAGTGACTTTACATGGTCACACGATGGCACTCAGGCTCTCATCTCCTACCGCGATGGCTTTGTTCTGGTGGGCTCAGTCAGCGGGCAGAGGCACTGGTCTTCCGAAATCAACTTGGAAAGTCAGATCACCTGCGGTATCTGGACTCCTGACGACCAACAG GTTTTGTTTGGCACCGCCGACGGACAGGTGATAGTGATGGACTGCCACGGCCGCATGCTGGCCCACATTCTGCTGCACGAGTCGGACGGCATCGTCAGCATGTCGTGGAACTACCCCAGCTTCCTGGTAGAGGACAGCAGTGAGAGCGACACCGACTCCGATGACTATCCCCTGCAGCAAG TGCACAGCCACAAACCTCTGCTGACAGTCAGCTTCACATCTGGAGACATTAGCCTAATGAACAACTACGATGACCTCTCACCCACACTTATCCGCACTGGCCTGAAAG ATGTGGTCGTCCAGTGGTGCTCGCAGGGGGATCTTCTTTCAGTGGCTGGCATGGAGaagactctcctctcccctgACCCCTCTTGTCCTCCCCCTACTAGGAACGCCATCGTCAAGTTCTATAACGTCCGGGGTGAACACATCTACTCACTGGAAACACCAGCACAG CGCCCCATCACTACCCTTTGTTGGGGCCACAGAGACTCGCGTCTTTTCCTGGCGTGTGGCCCGGCACTCTACGTTGTGCGTGTAGAGCACCGCGTCGCCAGCCTGCAGCTCCTTTGCCAGCAGGGCATCGCCACGGCGGTAAAGGAAGAGAAAGACGTGGCCAAGCTCACCATGCCGTCGCGTCTCTGTTCATTCGTCACTGCCGCTTTCGCTCCCACAATTAGG CCGCCTATTCCTGATCCCAACAACATGCGTGACTTTGTCAGCTACCCAACAGCAGGCAACGAGCGTCTCCACTGTACAATGAAACGTACTGAGGACAACCCTGAAGTGGGGGGTCCCTGCTACACTCTGTACCTGGAGTACTTAGGGGGTCTAGTGCCGATCCTTAAAGGCCGGCGAATAAGTAAATTGCGTCCAGAGTTTGTCATTATGGACCctaaaatggatggaaaaacag ATGATATATATGGCAATAGTCTGATATCTGCAATGATTGACAGCTGCAATTGCTCAGATTCAAGTGACATCGAAATCAGTGACGACTGGGTGGGAAAAAAGTCCCCAAAGATATCTAGGGGGAGTAGGTCCCCCAAAATGCCCAG AGACTTAGTTTGTCCTTTTACCAACAGAATCAACATTGATCCCAGGAAATCACCCAAACTCTCCCGCGCCTCCCAAGAGGTCTCCAGGTCACCCCGGTTACCCATACGAAAACCCTCCATCGGGTCACCAAGTCTGACACGGAGAGAATTTCCTTTAGATGACATTACTCAG CAAAACTACCTTGCTCAGGTAACATCAAATATTTGGGGAACGAAATTCAAGATTGTTGGGCTTGCTGCCTTCTTGCCAACAAATCTTGGTGCAG TCATTTATAAAACCAGCCTCCTCCACCTGCAGCCCAGACAGATGACAATCTACTTGCCGGAAGTGCGTAAGATCTCCATGGAGTACATCAATCTGCCTGTCTTCAGCCCCAACGTCTTCAGCGAGGATGAGGATGACCTGCCAGTCACTGGCCCAGCTGGTGGCTCTGATGACAACCCGCCCTGCACTGTCAACATCCCCATTGCACCCATCCACAGTCCCGCCCAAGCCATGTCCCCCGCACAGAATATTGGTCTAGTCCAGTCCCTCCTAGCCAATCAAAATGTTCAGCTGGATGTTCTATCAAACCCCACAGCCACCTCCCCAGGGGCTGGTTCTGCTGCGGCTGCTTCTGCTGGGTCAGACCAAAGCCAGGAAACCATGCTTACAGCCCAGTACACAGTTCCTAACCGATACTCCAGTCCGGGTCAGGTCATCTTTGGAGGGCTGGACATGGGTCGCCTCACTGGAGGACCTTCACGCTCTCATCATCCTTCACAGCAGTTACAGCAACTACAACACCATCAGCAACTACAGCATCATCAACAgctccagcagcagcagcaacaacagATGATGCAacagcaacaacagcaacaacagaTGATCCAacagcagcagcaacaacaacacatgatccaacaacagcagcagcagcaacaacaacagatgctacagcagcagcaacagcatcAACAAATGCTCCAACAACAACATCAGCAGCAACAGCATCTTCAGCAGCAGCTCCAACACATGCAGCAGCAGCAGTTCCATCAACACATACAGCAACAACAAATACAACAGCAGatgcagcaacagcagcagcaccACCAACAACTTCAGCAACAGCTTCACATTCAAATCCCTGTTTCCTCTATGTCATCAGGACAGACTTCCGCAGCAACTATGCTTCCGTCGGGCATGCTGCAGATTCAAATTCCTCACCCACCTCCCGATTTGGTCCTAGACAGGGGTGTGGGGGGTGAACATGAGACTcttttgaaaataaagacaacacgtTCAGGTCCGCAGCTGGCCGAGGGAGACACATTGGTGTTCAGCGCGCCGCTCGAACTCAGCAAGATGAACCCACCTCCTCCTTACCCTGGAACTGTGGCTGCTGCTGTGGCAGCAGCCGCAGCAGCAGCGGCCGCTTCCATGTCGGCCTCCAATGCAGCCTCAAATGCTCCATCGGGAACGGTCGTAGGCTCCACTATAACCCCCCCTCCTGGTGATCTTTGTGCAAAGAAGGGGGACTTCCCACTTTATCCCCCTGGTCAGCAGCAAGGGCAGTATCCGACACCATTGGGCTATGAGAGGATAACTACCTTTGACAGCAGTGGGAATGTGGAAGAGGTTTGCCGCCCTCGAACCCGTCTTGTCTGTAATCAAAATGTCTACAACCTACAAGGACCCGGCAGCTCCTCCACTCTCAGGGTCAGCTCAGGAGAAGGCAAAAAGATCCAGCTACCCTACAGCTCGGCCACCCTTAACAGACTCACCGCACCTCGCTATTCCATACCGAGTGGAGACCCTCCCCCGTATCCGGACCCGGCAAATCAGAATGGTGGGAGGAATCCTGGACAGAAGCTCGACAGTAGTCTGATTCATGCCACTCTCAGGAGGAACAGTCGAGAAGCAAACCTCAAAGTGTCCCAAATGATGGAACCGCCTAGACCGCTGCCGCCTAAAGCTAAAAATAATAGTGCACTAGCAGCCTGCTATCAGCAGAGGGTGCAAACAGCCTTATACACTTGTAGCCAGTGTAGCAGTGGGACCAGTGTTGGAATCACAGCCCCAGGGAGCGCCAATGGAATAGCAGGGGGTACTATCATCAGACAAGATTTTCCTCCAGGGAATGGCGCGCCACATAGCACAGTCATCGTTCACTCCAACAGTGCCATGCCTCTGACCTCTCAGTCCTGTTACAGCCTGCTGAGCTCAGTTGAACCATCTGGAACTGCAGGAGTAGGAGGCGGTGGAAACAGAGATTGCGTAGATTATGTTAATTCAGCTTTTACAGAGGATGAAGCCCTGAATCAGTCGCTGAGGAATTTGGCTTTAGGAGGAGCTGATACATCAGGGCTGGTTGTTAAACGCCCACCTCCCTATCAGTGGGACCCATCTGCCACAGAGGAAGTGTGGGTACCTCAGGAACGTACTACAACACTTAACCCCACCAGCCACCCAGGACCACACAAGCCACCTCCCCTTATTCTTAGCCCGACCCAACAATTGGATGTCTCCAGGCTGCCTTTTGTTCTGTCTCCAAAGTCTCCAACAACCCCCAGCGCTGCTGCCTCTTTTCAAGCTGCCGCCGCTGCAGCAGGTTACCAAGTTTCTCTTCAGTACCCGCCCGTCACTGCCTACCCTGGAGCCCAGCTTCAGCCCATCCTGGGGTCGCCACGCCCATGCTCCTCCCCAAAGGAAGTGGTGGCTCCTGTTCCTCTCTCACAGCAGGATGCAACCATTGTTTTACCTGCTGGTTACCCTACAAATCTAACTAATCTGGCCTGCTGCCCTCTACCGCCTCTGTACCCTGGAGGAAGCGGGCTTTCCATTCCTCCCATTGCCCTCCACACACCGTGGGGTACATATAACCCGTGTCCTCCTATTCCCAGTCCTGCTGTGCCCCTACCACCCAAAGCATCCCATATGGCTGTAGATAAAAATGTCCTCTCACCACCACCTCCTCCACCACCACCGCCGCCCCCTCCACCACCACGTTCAGAAATGCAGAACCATGTAGGATTGCAAGAAGCCATGGCAGAACCTGTGGAAGGTTACCAGGAGGTGCTCTCCTTAGCTGAGAGCCCGGTGCCGCCCCGTTCAGACAAGTTCAACAAGAAAAACCGTAAGAGGGCAGATGGTCGGGCCGAGGAGGCGAACGTTCCGCCTCCGGCCGAAGGGAGCAAATCCAAAAAGGAGGGCAGGCCTCTGGGGGATTTCAATTCTCTCATCTCTAGTCCTCGTCTTGGAGGGAGAGACAAAAAGAAGCTTAAGGGACCAAAGGAGCAGTTGAAAGCGAAGAAGCTGAACAAAGCCACCGCCAACAGCGAGTTCCAGGACAGCTCAGAAAGTGAGCCGGAGCTGTTCATCAACGGCGACGAGCTTTTGAACCAGTGCCAGAGCGGAAAGAAAAGCTGGAAGAGTAAAAGGAACCTCAGGGCGGCCAGCGAGCTGGATGAGATGAAGTGTCGAAAGGCCAACGAGAAAGAAGACCGAGGGCTGGGCAGCCAGGGCTTTGTGTACGTCATGGCGAACAAGCAGCCACTGTGGAATGAAGCAACGCAAGTGTATCAGCTGGACTTTGGTGGACGCGTCACACAGGAGTCTGCCAAGAACTTTCAGATTGAACTTGAGGGCAGACAG gtgaTGCAGTTTGGGCGGATCGACGGCAATGCCTACATCCTTGACTTTCAGTATCCCTTCTCTGCTGTGCAAGCCTTTGCAGTGGCTCTGGCGAACGTCACACAACGTCTCAAATGA
- the tulp4a gene encoding tubby-related protein 4a isoform X2 yields the protein MFASVEHGPVLCSDSNILCLSWKGRVPKSEKEQPVCRKRYYEEGWLATGNGRGVVGVTFTSSHCKRDRPTPQRVNFNLRGHNSEVVLVRWNEPFQKLATCDTDGGIFVWIQYEGRWSVELVNDRGAQVSDFTWSHDGTQALISYRDGFVLVGSVSGQRHWSSEINLESQITCGIWTPDDQQVLFGTADGQVIVMDCHGRMLAHILLHESDGIVSMSWNYPSFLVEDSSESDTDSDDYPLQQVHSHKPLLTVSFTSGDISLMNNYDDLSPTLIRTGLKDVVVQWCSQGDLLSVAGMEKTLLSPDPSCPPPTRNAIVKFYNVRGEHIYSLETPAQRPITTLCWGHRDSRLFLACGPALYVVRVEHRVASLQLLCQQGIATAVKEEKDVAKLTMPSRLCSFVTAAFAPTIRPPIPDPNNMRDFVSYPTAGNERLHCTMKRTEDNPEVGGPCYTLYLEYLGGLVPILKGRRISKLRPEFVIMDPKMDGKTDDIYGNSLISAMIDSCNCSDSSDIEISDDWVGKKSPKISRGSRSPKMPRINIDPRKSPKLSRASQEVSRSPRLPIRKPSIGSPSLTRREFPLDDITQQNYLAQVTSNIWGTKFKIVGLAAFLPTNLGAVIYKTSLLHLQPRQMTIYLPEVRKISMEYINLPVFSPNVFSEDEDDLPVTGPAGGSDDNPPCTVNIPIAPIHSPAQAMSPAQNIGLVQSLLANQNVQLDVLSNPTATSPGAGSAAAASAGSDQSQETMLTAQYTVPNRYSSPGQVIFGGLDMGRLTGGPSRSHHPSQQLQQLQHHQQLQHHQQLQQQQQQQMMQQQQQQQQMIQQQQQQQHMIQQQQQQQQQQMLQQQQQHQQMLQQQHQQQQHLQQQLQHMQQQQFHQHIQQQQIQQQMQQQQQHHQQLQQQLHIQIPVSSMSSGQTSAATMLPSGMLQIQIPHPPPDLVLDRGVGGEHETLLKIKTTRSGPQLAEGDTLVFSAPLELSKMNPPPPYPGTVAAAVAAAAAAAAASMSASNAASNAPSGTVVGSTITPPPGDLCAKKGDFPLYPPGQQQGQYPTPLGYERITTFDSSGNVEEVCRPRTRLVCNQNVYNLQGPGSSSTLRVSSGEGKKIQLPYSSATLNRLTAPRYSIPSGDPPPYPDPANQNGGRNPGQKLDSSLIHATLRRNSREANLKVSQMMEPPRPLPPKAKNNSALAACYQQRVQTALYTCSQCSSGTSVGITAPGSANGIAGGTIIRQDFPPGNGAPHSTVIVHSNSAMPLTSQSCYSLLSSVEPSGTAGVGGGGNRDCVDYVNSAFTEDEALNQSLRNLALGGADTSGLVVKRPPPYQWDPSATEEVWVPQERTTTLNPTSHPGPHKPPPLILSPTQQLDVSRLPFVLSPKSPTTPSAAASFQAAAAAAGYQVSLQYPPVTAYPGAQLQPILGSPRPCSSPKEVVAPVPLSQQDATIVLPAGYPTNLTNLACCPLPPLYPGGSGLSIPPIALHTPWGTYNPCPPIPSPAVPLPPKASHMAVDKNVLSPPPPPPPPPPPPPPRSEMQNHVGLQEAMAEPVEGYQEVLSLAESPVPPRSDKFNKKNRKRADGRAEEANVPPPAEGSKSKKEGRPLGDFNSLISSPRLGGRDKKKLKGPKEQLKAKKLNKATANSEFQDSSESEPELFINGDELLNQCQSGKKSWKSKRNLRAASELDEMKCRKANEKEDRGLGSQGFVYVMANKQPLWNEATQVYQLDFGGRVTQESAKNFQIELEGRQVMQFGRIDGNAYILDFQYPFSAVQAFAVALANVTQRLK from the exons ATGTTCGCCTCAGTGGAGCATGGCCCGGTTCTCTGCAGCGACTCCAACATCCTGTGCCTGTCGTGGAAAGGCCGCGTGCCGAAGAGTGAGAAAGAGCAACCCGTGTGCCGAAAGCGTTACTACGAGGAAGGCTGGCTCGCCACTGGAAATGGCCGAGGAGTTGTGGGGGTCACATTTACATCCAGCCACTGCAAGCGGGACCGGCCCACTCCGCAGAGGGTCAACTTCAACCTCAGGGGGCACAATAGTGAG GTGGTTCTGGTGCGATGGAATGAGCCCTTTCAGAAGCTGGCCACCTGTGATACAGATGGTGGAATCTTTGTTTGGATCCAATATGAAGGCCGCTGGTCTGTGGAGTTGGTCAATGACCGTGGAGCTCAG GTGAGTGACTTTACATGGTCACACGATGGCACTCAGGCTCTCATCTCCTACCGCGATGGCTTTGTTCTGGTGGGCTCAGTCAGCGGGCAGAGGCACTGGTCTTCCGAAATCAACTTGGAAAGTCAGATCACCTGCGGTATCTGGACTCCTGACGACCAACAG GTTTTGTTTGGCACCGCCGACGGACAGGTGATAGTGATGGACTGCCACGGCCGCATGCTGGCCCACATTCTGCTGCACGAGTCGGACGGCATCGTCAGCATGTCGTGGAACTACCCCAGCTTCCTGGTAGAGGACAGCAGTGAGAGCGACACCGACTCCGATGACTATCCCCTGCAGCAAG TGCACAGCCACAAACCTCTGCTGACAGTCAGCTTCACATCTGGAGACATTAGCCTAATGAACAACTACGATGACCTCTCACCCACACTTATCCGCACTGGCCTGAAAG ATGTGGTCGTCCAGTGGTGCTCGCAGGGGGATCTTCTTTCAGTGGCTGGCATGGAGaagactctcctctcccctgACCCCTCTTGTCCTCCCCCTACTAGGAACGCCATCGTCAAGTTCTATAACGTCCGGGGTGAACACATCTACTCACTGGAAACACCAGCACAG CGCCCCATCACTACCCTTTGTTGGGGCCACAGAGACTCGCGTCTTTTCCTGGCGTGTGGCCCGGCACTCTACGTTGTGCGTGTAGAGCACCGCGTCGCCAGCCTGCAGCTCCTTTGCCAGCAGGGCATCGCCACGGCGGTAAAGGAAGAGAAAGACGTGGCCAAGCTCACCATGCCGTCGCGTCTCTGTTCATTCGTCACTGCCGCTTTCGCTCCCACAATTAGG CCGCCTATTCCTGATCCCAACAACATGCGTGACTTTGTCAGCTACCCAACAGCAGGCAACGAGCGTCTCCACTGTACAATGAAACGTACTGAGGACAACCCTGAAGTGGGGGGTCCCTGCTACACTCTGTACCTGGAGTACTTAGGGGGTCTAGTGCCGATCCTTAAAGGCCGGCGAATAAGTAAATTGCGTCCAGAGTTTGTCATTATGGACCctaaaatggatggaaaaacag ATGATATATATGGCAATAGTCTGATATCTGCAATGATTGACAGCTGCAATTGCTCAGATTCAAGTGACATCGAAATCAGTGACGACTGGGTGGGAAAAAAGTCCCCAAAGATATCTAGGGGGAGTAGGTCCCCCAAAATGCCCAG AATCAACATTGATCCCAGGAAATCACCCAAACTCTCCCGCGCCTCCCAAGAGGTCTCCAGGTCACCCCGGTTACCCATACGAAAACCCTCCATCGGGTCACCAAGTCTGACACGGAGAGAATTTCCTTTAGATGACATTACTCAG CAAAACTACCTTGCTCAGGTAACATCAAATATTTGGGGAACGAAATTCAAGATTGTTGGGCTTGCTGCCTTCTTGCCAACAAATCTTGGTGCAG TCATTTATAAAACCAGCCTCCTCCACCTGCAGCCCAGACAGATGACAATCTACTTGCCGGAAGTGCGTAAGATCTCCATGGAGTACATCAATCTGCCTGTCTTCAGCCCCAACGTCTTCAGCGAGGATGAGGATGACCTGCCAGTCACTGGCCCAGCTGGTGGCTCTGATGACAACCCGCCCTGCACTGTCAACATCCCCATTGCACCCATCCACAGTCCCGCCCAAGCCATGTCCCCCGCACAGAATATTGGTCTAGTCCAGTCCCTCCTAGCCAATCAAAATGTTCAGCTGGATGTTCTATCAAACCCCACAGCCACCTCCCCAGGGGCTGGTTCTGCTGCGGCTGCTTCTGCTGGGTCAGACCAAAGCCAGGAAACCATGCTTACAGCCCAGTACACAGTTCCTAACCGATACTCCAGTCCGGGTCAGGTCATCTTTGGAGGGCTGGACATGGGTCGCCTCACTGGAGGACCTTCACGCTCTCATCATCCTTCACAGCAGTTACAGCAACTACAACACCATCAGCAACTACAGCATCATCAACAgctccagcagcagcagcaacaacagATGATGCAacagcaacaacagcaacaacagaTGATCCAacagcagcagcaacaacaacacatgatccaacaacagcagcagcagcaacaacaacagatgctacagcagcagcaacagcatcAACAAATGCTCCAACAACAACATCAGCAGCAACAGCATCTTCAGCAGCAGCTCCAACACATGCAGCAGCAGCAGTTCCATCAACACATACAGCAACAACAAATACAACAGCAGatgcagcaacagcagcagcaccACCAACAACTTCAGCAACAGCTTCACATTCAAATCCCTGTTTCCTCTATGTCATCAGGACAGACTTCCGCAGCAACTATGCTTCCGTCGGGCATGCTGCAGATTCAAATTCCTCACCCACCTCCCGATTTGGTCCTAGACAGGGGTGTGGGGGGTGAACATGAGACTcttttgaaaataaagacaacacgtTCAGGTCCGCAGCTGGCCGAGGGAGACACATTGGTGTTCAGCGCGCCGCTCGAACTCAGCAAGATGAACCCACCTCCTCCTTACCCTGGAACTGTGGCTGCTGCTGTGGCAGCAGCCGCAGCAGCAGCGGCCGCTTCCATGTCGGCCTCCAATGCAGCCTCAAATGCTCCATCGGGAACGGTCGTAGGCTCCACTATAACCCCCCCTCCTGGTGATCTTTGTGCAAAGAAGGGGGACTTCCCACTTTATCCCCCTGGTCAGCAGCAAGGGCAGTATCCGACACCATTGGGCTATGAGAGGATAACTACCTTTGACAGCAGTGGGAATGTGGAAGAGGTTTGCCGCCCTCGAACCCGTCTTGTCTGTAATCAAAATGTCTACAACCTACAAGGACCCGGCAGCTCCTCCACTCTCAGGGTCAGCTCAGGAGAAGGCAAAAAGATCCAGCTACCCTACAGCTCGGCCACCCTTAACAGACTCACCGCACCTCGCTATTCCATACCGAGTGGAGACCCTCCCCCGTATCCGGACCCGGCAAATCAGAATGGTGGGAGGAATCCTGGACAGAAGCTCGACAGTAGTCTGATTCATGCCACTCTCAGGAGGAACAGTCGAGAAGCAAACCTCAAAGTGTCCCAAATGATGGAACCGCCTAGACCGCTGCCGCCTAAAGCTAAAAATAATAGTGCACTAGCAGCCTGCTATCAGCAGAGGGTGCAAACAGCCTTATACACTTGTAGCCAGTGTAGCAGTGGGACCAGTGTTGGAATCACAGCCCCAGGGAGCGCCAATGGAATAGCAGGGGGTACTATCATCAGACAAGATTTTCCTCCAGGGAATGGCGCGCCACATAGCACAGTCATCGTTCACTCCAACAGTGCCATGCCTCTGACCTCTCAGTCCTGTTACAGCCTGCTGAGCTCAGTTGAACCATCTGGAACTGCAGGAGTAGGAGGCGGTGGAAACAGAGATTGCGTAGATTATGTTAATTCAGCTTTTACAGAGGATGAAGCCCTGAATCAGTCGCTGAGGAATTTGGCTTTAGGAGGAGCTGATACATCAGGGCTGGTTGTTAAACGCCCACCTCCCTATCAGTGGGACCCATCTGCCACAGAGGAAGTGTGGGTACCTCAGGAACGTACTACAACACTTAACCCCACCAGCCACCCAGGACCACACAAGCCACCTCCCCTTATTCTTAGCCCGACCCAACAATTGGATGTCTCCAGGCTGCCTTTTGTTCTGTCTCCAAAGTCTCCAACAACCCCCAGCGCTGCTGCCTCTTTTCAAGCTGCCGCCGCTGCAGCAGGTTACCAAGTTTCTCTTCAGTACCCGCCCGTCACTGCCTACCCTGGAGCCCAGCTTCAGCCCATCCTGGGGTCGCCACGCCCATGCTCCTCCCCAAAGGAAGTGGTGGCTCCTGTTCCTCTCTCACAGCAGGATGCAACCATTGTTTTACCTGCTGGTTACCCTACAAATCTAACTAATCTGGCCTGCTGCCCTCTACCGCCTCTGTACCCTGGAGGAAGCGGGCTTTCCATTCCTCCCATTGCCCTCCACACACCGTGGGGTACATATAACCCGTGTCCTCCTATTCCCAGTCCTGCTGTGCCCCTACCACCCAAAGCATCCCATATGGCTGTAGATAAAAATGTCCTCTCACCACCACCTCCTCCACCACCACCGCCGCCCCCTCCACCACCACGTTCAGAAATGCAGAACCATGTAGGATTGCAAGAAGCCATGGCAGAACCTGTGGAAGGTTACCAGGAGGTGCTCTCCTTAGCTGAGAGCCCGGTGCCGCCCCGTTCAGACAAGTTCAACAAGAAAAACCGTAAGAGGGCAGATGGTCGGGCCGAGGAGGCGAACGTTCCGCCTCCGGCCGAAGGGAGCAAATCCAAAAAGGAGGGCAGGCCTCTGGGGGATTTCAATTCTCTCATCTCTAGTCCTCGTCTTGGAGGGAGAGACAAAAAGAAGCTTAAGGGACCAAAGGAGCAGTTGAAAGCGAAGAAGCTGAACAAAGCCACCGCCAACAGCGAGTTCCAGGACAGCTCAGAAAGTGAGCCGGAGCTGTTCATCAACGGCGACGAGCTTTTGAACCAGTGCCAGAGCGGAAAGAAAAGCTGGAAGAGTAAAAGGAACCTCAGGGCGGCCAGCGAGCTGGATGAGATGAAGTGTCGAAAGGCCAACGAGAAAGAAGACCGAGGGCTGGGCAGCCAGGGCTTTGTGTACGTCATGGCGAACAAGCAGCCACTGTGGAATGAAGCAACGCAAGTGTATCAGCTGGACTTTGGTGGACGCGTCACACAGGAGTCTGCCAAGAACTTTCAGATTGAACTTGAGGGCAGACAG gtgaTGCAGTTTGGGCGGATCGACGGCAATGCCTACATCCTTGACTTTCAGTATCCCTTCTCTGCTGTGCAAGCCTTTGCAGTGGCTCTGGCGAACGTCACACAACGTCTCAAATGA